The Pseudophaeobacter arcticus DSM 23566 genome includes a region encoding these proteins:
- the mads1 gene encoding methylation-associated defense system helix-turn-helix domain-containing protein MAD1, translating to MPNEDILTVKELAEYLKIAEKTAYRFASEGKVPGFKVGSAWRFRKSEIDRWIAEQEQKQEGEQ from the coding sequence ATGCCCAACGAAGATATTTTGACCGTGAAAGAGCTCGCTGAGTATCTCAAAATCGCTGAGAAAACGGCCTATCGGTTCGCATCTGAGGGGAAGGTTCCCGGTTTCAAGGTGGGAAGCGCATGGCGGTTTCGGAAAAGCGAGATCGACCGCTGGATTGCCGAGCAAGAACAAAAACAAGAAGGGGAGCAATAA